One window of Streptomyces sp. NBC_00273 genomic DNA carries:
- a CDS encoding ROK family transcriptional regulator: protein MNRGSGESRGGVNLPALRGYNEALLLDLLRGAGPAGLGRAELAARTGLTPQAVSKITARLWADGLIAEAGRAASTGGKPRTLLRLVPDARHAVGVHLDRDELRAVRVDLAGRVVAESSGPLDFGAGPEAAVEAVVRAVRRVSDPAGLPLVGVGVAAPGPLDHRAGAMGRVTGFPSWKGFPLRGVLEGLLGLPVLLDKDTNAGAAAAAGAWLRAAWPDADAAPGANVGVGANMGVGVGAHAGVGRGAGVGPDAEADAHAGGGSPTCVYVHVGTGIGAGLWLGGGVYRGARSAAGEFGHQVLLLDGPPCRCGARGCMEVLCLEAVARGDLSEAARILGEGAANLVALLDVDRVLLGGRVVAAAPEVFVAGVGAVLAARALDPARPVVALAGAGVAEGAAELALAPLFGRAG, encoded by the coding sequence GTGAACAGGGGTAGCGGGGAGAGCCGTGGCGGGGTGAACCTGCCTGCGCTGCGCGGGTACAACGAGGCGCTGCTGCTGGATCTGCTGCGCGGCGCCGGCCCGGCGGGCCTGGGGCGCGCCGAACTCGCGGCCCGTACGGGGCTCACCCCGCAGGCCGTCAGCAAGATCACGGCCCGGCTCTGGGCGGACGGGTTGATCGCGGAGGCCGGGCGCGCCGCGTCCACCGGCGGCAAGCCGCGCACCCTGCTCCGGCTGGTGCCGGACGCACGCCACGCCGTGGGCGTGCACCTGGACCGCGACGAGCTCCGGGCGGTCCGGGTGGACCTGGCGGGCCGCGTCGTCGCCGAGAGCAGTGGCCCGCTGGACTTCGGGGCCGGCCCGGAGGCGGCGGTGGAGGCGGTCGTACGGGCGGTCAGGAGGGTCTCGGACCCGGCCGGGCTTCCGCTCGTGGGCGTCGGGGTGGCCGCACCGGGGCCGCTCGACCACCGGGCCGGGGCGATGGGGCGGGTGACGGGGTTCCCGAGCTGGAAGGGCTTCCCGCTGCGGGGGGTGCTGGAGGGGCTGCTGGGCCTGCCGGTGCTGCTGGACAAGGACACGAACGCCGGTGCGGCCGCGGCCGCCGGGGCGTGGCTCCGGGCCGCCTGGCCGGACGCGGACGCGGCCCCGGGCGCGAACGTAGGAGTGGGCGCGAACATGGGTGTGGGCGTGGGTGCGCATGCGGGCGTCGGGCGCGGGGCGGGCGTCGGGCCGGATGCGGAGGCGGATGCGCATGCCGGCGGCGGATCCCCCACCTGTGTATACGTGCACGTCGGGACCGGGATCGGCGCGGGTCTGTGGCTGGGTGGCGGGGTCTACCGGGGTGCCCGCTCAGCGGCGGGGGAGTTCGGCCACCAGGTGCTCCTGCTGGACGGCCCGCCGTGCCGGTGCGGGGCGCGGGGCTGCATGGAGGTGCTGTGCCTGGAGGCAGTGGCCCGGGGCGATCTCTCCGAGGCGGCACGGATCCTGGGCGAGGGTGCCGCCAATCTGGTCGCGCTGCTGGACGTGGACCGGGTGCTGCTCGGCGGGCGGGTGGTGGCTGCGGCGCCGGAGGTCTTCGTGGCCGGGGTCGGGGCCGTGCTCGCGGCCCGCGCGCTGGATCCGGCCCGGCCGGTGGTCGCCCTGGCGGGAGCCGGTGTGGCGGAGGGCGCGGCGGAGCTGGCACTGGCGCCGTTGTTCGGGCGCGCGGGCTGA
- a CDS encoding DUF6412 domain-containing protein encodes MARQRHDDGRLLSYALFARTSRALALLLPLVLLGGLLGLFAGEGGLGAVVVALAATVAVGTAALAAAARLVRPVPPHRIRTAIRDREQRTAFLPQRDPDASGRSRPRAPGRLVPTAA; translated from the coding sequence ATGGCTCGGCAACGACACGACGACGGCCGCCTGCTGTCCTACGCCCTGTTCGCGCGGACCTCGCGGGCCCTCGCCCTGCTGCTCCCGCTCGTGCTGCTCGGGGGACTCCTCGGGCTGTTCGCCGGGGAGGGCGGGCTGGGCGCCGTGGTGGTCGCCCTCGCGGCCACCGTCGCCGTGGGCACCGCGGCCCTCGCCGCTGCCGCGCGGCTCGTGCGGCCCGTGCCGCCGCACCGAATACGCACCGCGATCCGTGATCGCGAGCAGCGCACGGCCTTCCTGCCGCAGCGCGATCCCGATGCCTCGGGCCGGTCGAGGCCCAGGGCGCCCGGCCGTCTCGTCCCGACGGCCGCGTAG
- a CDS encoding GntR family transcriptional regulator, with translation MEEQTQRHRPGSPVRSGIPEHGRIPKYYAVKARIAELLDELGEGGTLPTERDLAERYEVSRETVRQALRELLLEGRLRRSGRGTVVAGPKLEQPLALASYTEGVRRQGRRPGRHLIGLEQFPCPPDLAPGIGAEPGEPVWHLERVLLADDERVGLESTYIRVARAPRLDRDFPPDSSFYGYLRDSLGISFGEADEKLETVLATPREALLIGTPPALPMLLIHRFSRDQDGRPLERVRSLYRGDRFSFTTRLRAE, from the coding sequence GTGGAAGAACAGACCCAGCGGCACCGCCCCGGCTCACCCGTGCGTTCCGGCATTCCCGAGCACGGCCGCATCCCCAAGTACTACGCCGTCAAGGCCCGGATCGCCGAGCTCCTCGACGAGCTCGGCGAGGGCGGCACGCTGCCCACCGAGCGCGATCTCGCCGAGCGGTACGAGGTGTCCCGCGAGACCGTCCGCCAGGCCCTGCGCGAGCTGCTGCTGGAGGGCCGGCTGCGCCGTTCCGGCCGCGGGACCGTCGTCGCCGGCCCCAAGTTGGAGCAGCCGCTCGCCCTCGCCAGCTACACCGAGGGCGTGCGCCGCCAGGGCCGCCGCCCGGGCCGTCACCTCATCGGCCTGGAGCAGTTCCCCTGCCCGCCCGACCTCGCGCCCGGCATCGGGGCCGAGCCCGGCGAGCCCGTCTGGCACCTGGAGCGGGTCCTGCTCGCCGACGACGAGCGCGTCGGCCTGGAGAGCACGTACATCCGGGTGGCCCGGGCCCCTCGCCTGGACCGCGACTTCCCGCCGGACTCCTCCTTCTACGGGTACCTCCGCGACAGCCTCGGCATCTCCTTCGGCGAGGCCGACGAGAAGCTCGAGACGGTCCTGGCGACCCCGCGCGAAGCCCTGCTGATCGGCACCCCGCCCGCTCTCCCCATGCTGCTCATCCACCGCTTCTCGCGGGACCAGGACGGCCGGCCGCTGGAACGGGTGCGTTCGCTCTACCGTGGGGACCGGTTCAGCTTCACGACCCGACTGCGCGCCGAATAG
- a CDS encoding TIGR03364 family FAD-dependent oxidoreductase: protein MRVIVVGGGVVGTMHAWQAVERGHEVVQIEREAEARGASLRNFGQIWVSGRAGGEELDTALRARELWERIGAQVPGLGFRANGSLTPVRTPRELAVAEAALARPDAAARGYELLTAAEARKINPALRGAFEAALWCGRDAAVEPRTAQLHLREALRTRAAGRYTFLAGREVRDVVGPAAVRDDHGDVHRADAVVLATGAWLSGLVRELVPDLPVRRVRLQMMQTDPLGEPLTTSVADADSFRYYPAYESPALDALNAGQEQAPIAAEHKMQLLMVQRRDGGLTIGDTHEYEHPFAFDTLEDPYEHVAAVAGSFLGRPLPRIRHRWAGVYAQCTDTTRVVHRQQVADGVWLVTGPGGRGMTCSPALAETTANELGW from the coding sequence GTGAGAGTCATAGTCGTCGGAGGCGGCGTGGTCGGCACCATGCACGCCTGGCAAGCAGTCGAACGCGGCCACGAGGTCGTCCAGATCGAGCGGGAAGCGGAGGCCCGAGGCGCGTCCCTGCGCAATTTCGGCCAGATCTGGGTCAGCGGACGGGCCGGGGGAGAGGAGCTGGACACCGCCCTGCGGGCCCGCGAGCTCTGGGAGCGCATCGGCGCGCAGGTGCCCGGACTGGGATTCCGTGCCAACGGCTCCCTCACCCCCGTCCGCACCCCCCGCGAACTCGCCGTCGCCGAGGCGGCCCTGGCCCGCCCGGACGCCGCCGCCCGCGGCTACGAGCTGCTCACCGCGGCCGAGGCGCGGAAGATCAACCCGGCCCTGCGCGGCGCGTTCGAGGCGGCCCTGTGGTGCGGGCGGGACGCGGCCGTCGAGCCGCGCACCGCGCAGCTCCACCTCCGGGAGGCCCTGCGCACCCGCGCCGCCGGCCGCTACACCTTCCTCGCCGGTCGCGAGGTCCGCGACGTGGTCGGCCCCGCAGCCGTCCGCGACGACCACGGCGACGTCCACCGCGCCGACGCGGTGGTCCTGGCCACCGGTGCCTGGCTGTCCGGCCTGGTCCGCGAACTGGTCCCCGACCTGCCCGTGCGCCGCGTCCGCCTCCAGATGATGCAGACCGACCCGCTCGGCGAGCCGCTGACCACCTCGGTCGCGGACGCCGACAGCTTCCGCTACTACCCCGCCTACGAGTCCCCCGCCCTCGACGCCCTCAACGCCGGGCAGGAGCAGGCGCCGATCGCCGCCGAGCACAAGATGCAGCTGCTGATGGTCCAGCGCCGGGACGGCGGACTGACCATCGGCGACACCCACGAGTACGAGCACCCCTTCGCCTTCGACACCCTCGAAGACCCCTACGAGCACGTCGCCGCCGTGGCCGGATCCTTCCTCGGCCGCCCGCTCCCGAGGATCCGCCACCGCTGGGCGGGCGTGTACGCGCAGTGCACGGACACCACCCGCGTCGTCCACCGCCAGCAGGTGGCCGACGGCGTCTGGCTGGTGACCGGACCCGGCGGGCGCGGCATGACCTGCTCGCCCGCCCTAGCCGAGACCACCGCGAACGAACTGGGCTGGTAA
- a CDS encoding phosphonatase-like hydrolase → MSDSDNDSYTTHGTDPTRRKLVVLDMAGTTVADGGLVERAFEQAAERLGVRPGTPDHAEKLQYVLDTMGESKISVFRHLFGTEELAHRANSAFEEAYGALVDGGLVTPLPGARAAIEQLRADGRTVVLTTGFARVTQDAILDALGWQDLADLTLCPADAGGRGRPYPDMVLTAFLRTGAVADVRDVVVAGDTAYDMLSGRRAGAGTVAGVLTGAHDRAALTEHGATHVLASVAELPALLRESP, encoded by the coding sequence ATGAGCGACAGCGACAACGACAGCTACACCACGCACGGAACCGACCCCACCCGCCGCAAGCTGGTCGTCCTCGACATGGCCGGCACCACCGTCGCCGACGGCGGCCTCGTCGAGCGCGCCTTCGAGCAGGCCGCCGAGCGGCTCGGCGTCCGGCCGGGGACCCCCGACCACGCCGAGAAGCTCCAGTACGTCCTCGACACCATGGGCGAGTCCAAGATCTCGGTCTTCCGCCACCTCTTCGGTACGGAGGAGCTCGCCCACCGCGCCAACTCCGCCTTCGAGGAGGCATACGGCGCCCTCGTCGACGGCGGTCTCGTCACCCCGCTCCCCGGCGCCCGCGCCGCGATCGAGCAGCTCCGCGCCGACGGCCGCACCGTCGTCCTGACCACCGGCTTCGCCCGGGTCACCCAGGACGCCATCCTCGACGCCCTCGGCTGGCAGGACCTCGCCGACCTCACCCTCTGCCCCGCCGACGCGGGCGGCCGCGGCCGCCCGTACCCGGACATGGTGCTGACCGCGTTCCTGCGCACCGGGGCAGTGGCCGACGTGCGCGACGTCGTGGTCGCGGGCGACACCGCCTACGACATGCTCAGCGGCCGCCGCGCCGGAGCCGGGACGGTGGCGGGCGTCCTCACGGGCGCCCACGACCGCGCGGCGCTGACGGAACACGGCGCGACCCACGTCCTGGCCTCCGTCGCCGAACTCCCCGCACTGCTGCGGGAGTCGCCGTGA
- a CDS encoding class E sortase gives MRDRVPVVVQGSGRRGRRAGLAGVLWAGAELIVTVGVVVLLLVVHQVWWTNRQAAAGAQEQVRALERSWGDGPDRGSGAGAGGGAGAGVGGVGVPAAGSEPSGPADSGAADSGAAPAATRAARPAAGAGGPGGPSERDRAYAVLRIPRLGLVVPVAQGVDKRAVLDKGYAGQYPGTAGPGAQGNFALAGHRNTHGEPFRYVNRLRAGDELIVDVRGRRFTYVVGKVLGETTERDTGVIAPVPRSVVKPDQGYSEPGAYITLTTCTPEYSSKYRLVVWGTLLKSS, from the coding sequence GTGCGAGATCGCGTACCCGTGGTGGTGCAGGGGAGCGGCCGGCGGGGGCGCCGGGCCGGTCTCGCGGGGGTGTTGTGGGCGGGCGCCGAGCTGATCGTCACCGTGGGGGTGGTGGTCCTGTTGCTGGTGGTGCATCAGGTGTGGTGGACCAATCGGCAGGCCGCGGCCGGTGCGCAGGAGCAGGTCCGGGCGCTGGAGCGGTCCTGGGGTGATGGTCCCGACCGTGGTTCCGGGGCGGGGGCCGGTGGCGGGGCCGGGGCGGGGGTCGGTGGCGTTGGCGTTCCGGCGGCGGGGTCGGAGCCGAGCGGGCCGGCGGATTCCGGGGCGGCGGATTCCGGGGCGGCGCCCGCGGCGACCCGGGCCGCCCGGCCCGCCGCCGGGGCCGGCGGGCCCGGCGGGCCTTCCGAGCGGGACCGGGCGTACGCCGTGCTGCGCATCCCGCGCCTCGGGCTCGTCGTGCCCGTCGCGCAGGGCGTGGACAAGCGGGCCGTCCTGGACAAGGGCTACGCCGGGCAGTACCCGGGGACCGCCGGGCCGGGGGCGCAGGGGAACTTCGCGCTGGCCGGGCACCGGAACACGCACGGCGAGCCGTTCCGGTACGTGAACCGGCTGCGGGCGGGCGACGAGCTGATCGTCGACGTGCGCGGGCGCCGGTTCACGTACGTGGTCGGGAAGGTCCTGGGCGAGACCACCGAGCGGGACACCGGGGTGATCGCGCCCGTGCCGCGCAGCGTGGTGAAACCGGACCAGGGGTACAGCGAGCCCGGGGCGTACATCACGCTCACCACCTGCACGCCCGAGTACAGCTCGAAGTACCGGCTGGTGGTCTGGGGGACCCTACTCAAGTCTTCCTGA
- a CDS encoding Gfo/Idh/MocA family oxidoreductase: MSTSAPTTPLRVGLIGYGLAGSVFHAPLVAATDGLALDTVVTSDPARQAQARAEFPDVRIAATTAELWDRDLDLVVIASPNRTHVPLATTALEAGIPVVVDKPLAATAAEARALAALADRNGTFLSVFQNRRWDNDFLTVRSLIDGGELGEVQRFESRFERWRPQLKGGWRESGAPEEIGGLLYDLGSHVVDQALVLFGPAVRVYAEADLRRPGAETDDDTFIAVTHANGVRSHLYVSATTAQLGPRFRVLGSRAGYVKYGLDPQEGALREGLRPDGDLPWGEEPPHLWGLLGSGESPLTGGGIPVPTEQGDYPAYYAAVAAALRTGGPAPVTAIEAAHCLDVLEAARRSSEEGVTVELPAAASDSA; encoded by the coding sequence ATGAGCACCTCCGCCCCCACCACCCCCCTCCGCGTCGGCCTCATCGGCTACGGACTCGCCGGCTCCGTCTTCCACGCCCCCCTCGTGGCCGCCACGGACGGGCTCGCCCTCGACACCGTCGTCACCTCCGACCCGGCCCGACAGGCCCAGGCCCGCGCGGAGTTCCCCGACGTGCGCATCGCCGCGACCACCGCCGAGTTGTGGGACCGGGACCTCGACCTGGTCGTGATCGCCTCCCCCAACCGGACGCACGTCCCGCTCGCCACCACCGCCCTCGAAGCCGGCATCCCCGTGGTCGTGGACAAGCCGCTCGCCGCAACCGCCGCCGAGGCCCGCGCGCTCGCCGCCCTCGCGGACCGCAACGGAACCTTCCTCTCCGTCTTCCAGAACCGCCGCTGGGACAACGACTTCCTCACCGTGCGCAGCCTCATCGACGGCGGCGAGCTCGGCGAGGTGCAGCGCTTCGAATCCCGCTTCGAGCGCTGGCGCCCGCAGCTGAAGGGCGGCTGGCGCGAGTCGGGCGCCCCCGAGGAGATCGGCGGCCTGCTGTACGACCTCGGCAGTCACGTCGTGGACCAGGCGCTGGTGCTGTTCGGCCCGGCCGTACGGGTCTACGCGGAGGCCGACCTGCGCCGCCCGGGCGCCGAGACCGACGACGACACCTTCATCGCGGTCACGCACGCGAACGGGGTCCGCTCCCACCTCTACGTCAGCGCGACCACCGCCCAGCTCGGACCGCGGTTCCGCGTCCTGGGTTCGCGGGCCGGCTACGTGAAGTACGGCCTCGACCCGCAGGAGGGCGCCCTGCGCGAGGGGTTGCGGCCGGACGGGGACCTGCCCTGGGGCGAGGAGCCCCCGCACCTGTGGGGGCTCCTCGGTTCCGGCGAGTCCCCGCTGACCGGCGGCGGGATCCCGGTCCCGACCGAGCAGGGCGACTACCCGGCGTACTACGCGGCGGTCGCGGCCGCGCTGCGCACGGGCGGGCCCGCGCCCGTGACGGCGATCGAGGCCGCCCACTGCCTCGACGTGCTGGAGGCGGCCCGCCGGTCGTCCGAGGAGGGCGTGACCGTGGAGCTTCCCGCCGCGGCGTCCGATTCCGCCTGA
- a CDS encoding SEC-C metal-binding domain-containing protein: MRPDTPAEHIAEAERLIRTATRYPEDQEPLLLQAAAHLELADARDRASALYDQLLSSSPADPHLIKALQAANLWEYGHEAEARALITGIRAASPKDPAPWEVIAEALEAHDELEASHDCFTEAATLLIAEDDPLTPATTALLTGRHRVRRLLGLPHDDWDMVADTRHIGPIPLDELHDPKRIWALGSDDPAELRAEIARLRAELGDRRAALSRPFPVAILHWPQRELSELLTSYPTLASEYPSHEAHLREIETSLRALAASGTTNLGIVTASVPSYEAFAASEKTSPASPSLLAEYATTLAARGKATPWPPTPTASCWCASGKPYSECHGG; encoded by the coding sequence ATGCGCCCCGACACGCCTGCCGAGCACATCGCCGAAGCCGAGCGCCTCATCCGCACGGCGACCCGCTACCCCGAGGACCAGGAGCCCTTGCTCCTCCAGGCCGCGGCCCACCTCGAACTGGCCGACGCACGCGACCGGGCGAGTGCCCTGTACGACCAACTCCTCTCCTCCTCGCCCGCCGACCCCCACCTGATCAAGGCCCTCCAGGCGGCGAACCTCTGGGAGTACGGCCACGAGGCGGAGGCGCGCGCCCTCATCACGGGCATCCGCGCCGCCTCGCCCAAGGACCCGGCGCCGTGGGAGGTCATCGCAGAAGCCCTGGAGGCCCACGACGAGTTGGAGGCCTCGCACGACTGCTTCACCGAGGCGGCCACCCTCCTCATCGCGGAGGACGATCCGCTGACCCCGGCCACCACCGCCCTCCTCACGGGCCGCCACCGCGTACGCCGCCTCCTCGGGCTCCCGCACGACGACTGGGACATGGTCGCGGACACCCGCCACATCGGCCCGATCCCCCTCGACGAGCTCCACGACCCGAAACGCATCTGGGCCCTGGGCTCCGACGACCCCGCCGAACTGCGCGCCGAGATCGCCCGCCTGCGCGCCGAACTGGGCGACCGCCGCGCGGCCCTCTCCCGCCCCTTCCCGGTGGCGATCCTGCACTGGCCGCAGCGCGAACTGTCAGAGCTGCTGACCAGCTACCCGACCCTCGCCTCCGAATACCCTTCGCACGAGGCCCACCTGCGGGAGATCGAAACCTCCCTGCGCGCCCTGGCCGCCTCGGGCACCACGAACCTGGGCATCGTCACGGCGAGCGTCCCCTCCTACGAGGCCTTCGCCGCATCGGAGAAGACCTCCCCGGCCTCCCCGTCCCTCCTGGCCGAATACGCCACGACCCTGGCGGCCCGCGGCAAGGCCACCCCGTGGCCCCCGACCCCCACGGCCTCCTGCTGGTGCGCGTCGGGCAAGCCGTACTCGGAGTGCCACGGGGGCTGA
- a CDS encoding YidC/Oxa1 family membrane protein insertase, with protein sequence MSVFTHLVAELGRLLEPVLAQSATAAAIVLFTVLVRLALHPLSRAAFRGATPAAGCLPILLQLPVFFVMYQAFSSAEVGGKANELLGHRLFAAPLGARWTEALGEGGPFGAQGLVFLGLFGAIAVVAAWSAVRGRRTAASVAAAAAADPKKPAGRVAPKGGAKAGAKVGTKAGTKAGATAGAGVGVMAEVSAEQQEVMRKLGGVLPLLSFGTLITAAVVPLAAGLYLLTTTAWSVAERAWLQYRKERAERLTDGGERSSL encoded by the coding sequence GTGTCCGTTTTCACCCACCTTGTTGCTGAGCTGGGCCGGCTTTTGGAGCCGGTGCTGGCGCAGTCCGCGACCGCTGCCGCGATCGTGCTGTTCACCGTGCTCGTACGGCTCGCGCTGCACCCGCTGAGTCGGGCCGCCTTCCGGGGAGCGACTCCTGCGGCGGGGTGCCTGCCGATCCTGCTGCAGTTGCCGGTGTTCTTCGTGATGTACCAGGCGTTCTCCTCCGCCGAGGTGGGCGGGAAGGCGAACGAGCTGCTCGGGCACCGGCTCTTCGCCGCGCCGCTGGGGGCCCGGTGGACAGAGGCGCTGGGCGAGGGCGGCCCGTTCGGGGCGCAGGGGCTGGTGTTCCTCGGGCTGTTCGGGGCGATCGCAGTGGTGGCCGCCTGGAGTGCGGTGCGGGGGCGCCGGACGGCTGCCTCGGTCGCGGCTGCCGCTGCCGCTGACCCGAAGAAGCCGGCCGGTCGGGTCGCCCCCAAGGGCGGGGCGAAGGCCGGGGCGAAGGTTGGAACGAAGGCCGGAACGAAGGCGGGGGCCACGGCGGGGGCCGGGGTCGGGGTCATGGCCGAGGTGAGCGCCGAGCAGCAGGAGGTCATGCGCAAGCTGGGCGGCGTACTGCCCCTGCTGTCCTTCGGGACGCTGATCACGGCCGCCGTGGTGCCACTGGCCGCGGGGCTGTACCTGCTGACCACCACCGCGTGGTCGGTGGCGGAGCGGGCCTGGCTCCAGTACCGCAAGGAGCGGGCGGAGCGGCTGACGGATGGAGGCGAGCGTTCCAGTCTGTGA
- a CDS encoding ABC transporter ATP-binding protein, with protein MSGIRFDGVSVAYGGNTVLDSLDLTVEPGEVMALLGPSGSGKTTALRAVAGFVRPVAGRVLIGGRDVTALPPHQRGIGMVVQQYALFPHMRVEANVAFGLRAQKAPRAEIPGRVAEALELTGMAAYARRYPRELSGGQQQRVAIARALAIRPGVLLLDEPLSALDAQLRSGMLTELARLHRELPDVSILYVTHDQVEALTLADRIAVMDKARLQDCGTPQELYRAPRTEFTASFVGNANLLPVTVAEGGALFAGHLLELDRGRAAPGSTATLCVRPHLLGLGTGTNALSGTIIEVQWRGSTHRLYVDVGGHRVKADLPELRVTPALGDRVTLHFEPRDAVLLAAGAGAGVSDG; from the coding sequence GTGAGCGGGATCCGTTTCGACGGGGTCAGCGTCGCCTACGGCGGCAACACCGTCCTGGACTCCCTCGACCTGACCGTCGAGCCGGGCGAGGTGATGGCCCTGCTCGGCCCCTCCGGCTCCGGCAAGACCACGGCCCTGCGCGCCGTCGCCGGCTTCGTACGACCCGTCGCGGGGCGGGTGCTGATCGGCGGCCGGGACGTCACCGCGCTCCCGCCCCACCAGCGCGGCATCGGCATGGTCGTCCAGCAGTACGCGCTCTTCCCGCACATGCGGGTCGAGGCCAACGTCGCCTTCGGCCTCAGGGCCCAGAAGGCCCCCAGGGCCGAGATCCCCGGCCGGGTCGCCGAGGCCCTCGAACTCACCGGCATGGCCGCCTACGCGCGGCGCTACCCGCGCGAGCTCTCCGGCGGCCAGCAGCAGCGCGTGGCCATCGCCCGCGCCCTCGCCATCCGCCCCGGGGTGCTCCTGCTCGACGAGCCGCTGTCCGCCCTCGACGCGCAGCTGCGCTCCGGGATGCTCACCGAGTTGGCCCGGTTGCACCGCGAACTGCCCGACGTATCGATTCTGTACGTCACCCACGACCAGGTGGAGGCGCTCACCCTGGCCGACCGGATCGCCGTCATGGACAAGGCCCGGCTGCAGGACTGCGGGACCCCCCAGGAGCTGTACCGGGCCCCGCGCACCGAGTTCACCGCCTCGTTCGTCGGCAACGCGAACCTGCTGCCGGTCACCGTGGCCGAGGGGGGCGCGTTGTTCGCCGGGCACCTGCTGGAGCTGGACCGCGGGCGCGCGGCACCGGGATCGACGGCCACCCTGTGCGTACGGCCGCACCTGCTCGGCCTCGGCACCGGCACCAACGCGCTGAGCGGGACGATCATCGAGGTGCAGTGGCGCGGTTCGACGCACCGGCTGTACGTGGACGTCGGCGGGCACCGCGTGAAGGCGGACCTCCCGGAGCTGCGGGTGACGCCCGCGCTGGGGGACCGGGTCACGCTGCACTTCGAGCCGCGGGACGCGGTGCTGTTGGCAGCGGGCGCGGGCGCGGGGGTGTCGGATGGCTGA
- a CDS encoding fumarylacetoacetate hydrolase family protein — MKLLRVGPVGSERPALLDRDGTLRDLSGLITDVDGGLLADDSVLTRVRDAAESGELPVLSGEGLRIGAPVGRIGKVVGIGLNYFGHAAEIGAEPPAEPILFLKAPDTVVGPDDTVLIPRGSVKTDWEAELGVVIGSTARYLDSAVQGLAHVGGYVLVNDVSEREFQIERGGTWDKGKNCETFTPLGPWLLTADEVPNPQVLDVKLWVNGELKQDGNTSDQIFPVGEVVRYLSHFMTLYPGDVIVTGTPGGVAMGQPEPKPYLRAGDVVEVEITGLGRQRQEFKGA; from the coding sequence ATGAAGCTGCTGCGTGTCGGACCCGTAGGGTCGGAGCGCCCCGCGCTGCTCGACCGGGACGGGACCCTGCGTGACCTGTCCGGCCTGATCACGGATGTGGACGGCGGTCTGCTCGCCGACGACTCGGTCCTGACCCGGGTACGGGACGCGGCCGAGTCCGGTGAGCTTCCGGTCCTGAGCGGCGAAGGCCTGCGCATCGGTGCCCCGGTCGGCCGCATCGGCAAGGTCGTGGGCATCGGCCTGAACTACTTCGGGCACGCCGCCGAGATCGGCGCGGAGCCGCCGGCCGAGCCGATCCTGTTCCTGAAGGCCCCGGACACCGTGGTCGGCCCCGACGACACCGTGCTGATCCCGCGCGGCAGCGTGAAGACCGACTGGGAGGCCGAGCTCGGCGTCGTCATCGGCAGCACCGCCCGCTACCTGGACTCCGCCGTGCAGGGGCTCGCGCACGTCGGCGGGTACGTGCTGGTCAACGACGTTTCGGAGCGCGAGTTCCAGATCGAGCGCGGCGGCACCTGGGACAAGGGCAAGAACTGCGAGACCTTCACCCCGCTCGGCCCCTGGCTGCTCACCGCCGACGAGGTTCCGAACCCGCAGGTCCTGGACGTGAAGCTGTGGGTCAACGGCGAGCTCAAGCAGGACGGCAACACCTCGGACCAGATCTTCCCGGTCGGCGAGGTCGTCCGGTACCTGAGCCACTTCATGACCCTGTACCCGGGCGACGTCATCGTCACCGGTACGCCGGGCGGCGTGGCCATGGGCCAGCCGGAGCCGAAGCCCTACCTGCGGGCCGGTGACGTGGTGGAGGTGGAGATCACGGGTCTCGGCCGTCAGCGCCAGGAGTTCAAGGGCGCGTAG